The following proteins come from a genomic window of Pseudomonas sp. J452:
- a CDS encoding class II 3-deoxy-7-phosphoheptulonate synthase encodes MSHAWSPESWRSKPIQQQPAYPDLAHLQRVEQTLAGYPPLVFAGEARELRRQFAEVTQGRAFLLQGGDCAESFAEFSTLKIRDTFKVLLQMAIVMTFAAGCPVVKVGRMAGQFAKPRSANDETIDGVTLPAYRGDIVNGIDFDEKSRVPDPERLLQAYHQATASLNLLRAFAQGGFADLHQVHQWNLDFIANSALGEKYSQLADRIDETLAFMRACGMDGAAQVRETNFFTAHEALLLGYEQAFVRKDSLTGGWYDCSAHMLWIGDRTRQLDGAHVEFLRGVGNPIGVKVGPSMDPDELIRLIDILNPDNDPGRLNLIVRMGADKVEAHFPRLLRKVQGEGKQVLWSSDPMHGNTIKASSGYKTRDFAQILSEVKQFFAVHQAEGTYAGGIHIEMTGQNVTECIGGARPITEAGLSDRYHTHCDPRMNADQSLELAFMIAETLKQVRR; translated from the coding sequence ATGTCGCACGCCTGGAGCCCCGAAAGCTGGAGAAGCAAGCCGATCCAGCAACAACCCGCCTACCCTGACCTCGCCCACCTGCAACGTGTCGAGCAGACCCTGGCCGGCTATCCGCCGCTGGTCTTCGCCGGCGAGGCGCGCGAGCTGCGTCGCCAGTTTGCCGAGGTCACCCAGGGTCGGGCCTTTCTCCTGCAGGGTGGCGACTGCGCGGAAAGCTTCGCCGAATTCTCCACCCTGAAGATCCGCGACACCTTCAAGGTGCTGCTGCAGATGGCCATTGTCATGACCTTCGCCGCCGGCTGTCCGGTGGTCAAAGTCGGGCGCATGGCCGGGCAGTTCGCCAAGCCGCGCTCGGCCAATGACGAAACCATCGATGGCGTGACCCTGCCGGCCTACCGTGGCGACATCGTCAATGGCATCGACTTCGACGAGAAAAGCCGTGTACCGGACCCGGAGCGCCTGCTGCAGGCCTACCACCAGGCCACCGCCAGCCTCAACCTGCTGCGCGCCTTCGCCCAGGGCGGCTTCGCCGACCTGCACCAGGTGCACCAGTGGAACCTCGATTTCATCGCTAATTCGGCGCTGGGCGAGAAGTACAGCCAGCTGGCCGACCGCATCGACGAAACCCTGGCCTTCATGCGCGCCTGCGGCATGGACGGCGCCGCCCAGGTGCGCGAGACCAACTTCTTCACCGCCCACGAAGCCCTGCTGCTCGGCTACGAACAGGCCTTCGTGCGCAAGGACAGCCTCACCGGCGGCTGGTACGACTGCTCCGCGCACATGCTGTGGATCGGCGACCGCACCCGCCAGCTGGACGGCGCCCATGTCGAATTCCTGCGCGGCGTCGGCAACCCGATCGGGGTCAAGGTTGGCCCGAGCATGGACCCGGACGAGCTGATCCGCCTGATCGACATCCTCAACCCGGACAACGACCCCGGCCGCCTCAACCTGATCGTACGCATGGGCGCCGACAAGGTCGAAGCGCACTTCCCGCGTCTGCTGCGCAAGGTGCAGGGCGAAGGCAAGCAGGTGCTGTGGAGCTCCGACCCCATGCACGGCAACACCATAAAAGCCAGCAGCGGCTACAAGACCCGCGACTTCGCGCAGATCCTCTCCGAGGTGAAGCAGTTCTTCGCCGTGCATCAGGCCGAGGGCACCTACGCCGGCGGCATCCATATCGAGATGACCGGACAGAACGTCACCGAATGCATCGGCGGCGCGCGGCCGATCACCGAGGCCGGCCTGTCGGACCGCTACCACACCCACTGCGACCCGCGGATGAACGCCGACCAGTCGCTGGAACTGGCCTTCATGATTGCCGAGACGCTCAAGCAGGTGCGTCGCTAA
- a CDS encoding autotransporter domain-containing protein yields MPDSPGEDALFGNGGTNSVLVAAPVNPSSWLFQPNGQDYVIVGAPVVFAGAGLVIDSPELIAISNNLGGSSGVIKNGVDGTLALYGTNTYTGGTTVNSGTLSVDVDANLGALSGPLTLGNGTLNTKTTFATNRAVTLTGNASLTQALGTRFTLNGVIGGTGSLNLNGDGSGGGFVTLSGDNTYTGGTRLNAGRLTISADSNLGASSGTLTIGNGRLHTLQSFASNRLVTLNGDAEFTQAAGTDFTLNGLIRGTGSLTQNGDGTLVLNGANTYTGGTRINAGTLSIDADSSLGASSAHLSIRNATLHTQQTFASNRLVSLTGDAGFTQAAGTDFTLNGVLSGTGSLTQSGSGTLVLNGDNAYTGGTRINAGTLSIDADSSLGARSSSLSIGNGTLHTQQSFASNRSVILLGDTSFTQASGSNFILNGEIGGSGSLTQRGDGALFLSGTNSYTGTTELNSGSLFVNSSITASSQLTTTPATFLGGTGTLPQSTVGGSVSPGAARDSSGTLSIAGNLTTTPTASYVVDFNSSGAPDLIHASGIATLNNAGASTVLHDFIPVVNQPYAILTADGGVNGTFIYPTRSLPLSNISLTYDANNVYYLVTRNEVPIGGTPEPPIVGVPPGEGTPEHPIAITPPQESTGGAVDELPPDNPILGAIVLLPTVSEIRDALDQLSGQIYPSQQTLLLESSHFVRDAVNERLAAQQDEPLTPLLTSLGTLQLAPRLTAWVQLDPHPSAWLQGVGARRKQGDLVDDTAGTFFGIDSRITDSTTLGLIGGYTRSDVDASHGSSTSDNYSLGTYAGTQLGAWSLKAGTTYTVSEIDSQRSVRFSGFSDSPSADYSASTGQVFAGVSYKVSLGAALLEPYADLAWVKVSTEGFTEHGGPAALRVDDNDQDITFSTLGIRPSYTFAIRDMPMKVKGGLGWRHTFGDLEPSNSMAFAPTGTFAIPGVALAEDTTLVSLGLEAALTPTASLSLAYNGQFGSDTQENGLTGLLQINF; encoded by the coding sequence GTGCCCGACAGTCCGGGCGAGGATGCTTTATTCGGCAATGGCGGCACCAACAGTGTTCTGGTGGCGGCCCCGGTCAATCCCTCATCCTGGCTGTTCCAACCCAACGGTCAGGACTACGTCATAGTCGGCGCGCCCGTGGTCTTCGCCGGCGCCGGCCTGGTCATCGACTCGCCCGAACTGATCGCCATCAGCAACAACCTCGGCGGCAGCAGCGGCGTCATCAAGAATGGCGTCGACGGGACGCTGGCCCTGTACGGAACTAACACCTACACCGGCGGCACCACGGTCAATAGCGGCACCCTTTCGGTCGACGTGGATGCCAACCTCGGCGCCCTGAGCGGGCCTTTGACCCTCGGCAACGGCACCCTGAACACCAAGACAACCTTCGCCACCAACCGCGCGGTGACCCTGACCGGCAACGCTTCGCTCACTCAGGCGCTCGGTACCCGCTTCACCCTGAACGGCGTGATCGGCGGCACCGGCAGCCTGAATCTCAACGGTGACGGCAGTGGCGGCGGCTTCGTTACCCTGAGCGGAGACAACACGTACACCGGCGGCACCCGCCTCAACGCCGGTAGGCTCACCATCAGCGCGGACAGCAACCTCGGCGCCTCAAGCGGCACCTTGACCATCGGCAACGGCAGGCTGCACACCCTGCAGAGTTTTGCGAGCAACCGCCTGGTCACCCTGAACGGTGATGCAGAATTCACCCAGGCAGCCGGTACCGACTTCACCCTGAACGGCTTGATACGCGGCACCGGTAGCCTGACCCAAAACGGCGACGGGACGCTGGTTCTGAACGGCGCCAACACTTACACCGGTGGCACCCGCATCAACGCCGGCACTCTATCCATCGACGCCGACAGCAGCCTCGGTGCCTCGAGCGCCCATCTGAGCATCCGAAACGCCACCCTGCACACCCAGCAAACCTTCGCGAGCAACCGCCTGGTCAGCCTGACCGGCGATGCCGGGTTCACCCAGGCAGCTGGCACCGACTTCACCCTGAACGGCGTGCTCAGCGGCACCGGCAGCCTGACCCAGAGCGGCAGCGGAACGCTGGTGCTGAACGGCGACAACGCTTACACCGGTGGCACCCGCATCAACGCCGGCACACTCTCCATCGACGCCGACAGCAGCCTCGGCGCCCGGAGCAGCTCACTGAGCATAGGTAACGGCACCCTGCACACCCAGCAGAGTTTCGCGAGCAACCGCTCAGTGATCCTGCTTGGTGATACATCGTTCACCCAGGCAAGCGGCAGCAATTTCATCCTCAACGGCGAGATCGGCGGATCCGGCAGTCTGACCCAGAGGGGCGACGGGGCGTTATTCCTGAGCGGAACCAACAGCTATACCGGAACTACCGAGCTGAACAGCGGCTCCCTGTTCGTCAATAGCTCGATCACCGCTTCCAGCCAGCTAACCACCACTCCAGCAACATTTCTCGGCGGTACCGGCACGCTGCCGCAAAGCACCGTCGGCGGTAGCGTTTCACCAGGCGCTGCCCGCGACAGCAGCGGCACCCTCAGCATTGCCGGCAACCTGACCACCACACCCACGGCAAGTTACGTTGTCGACTTCAATTCCAGCGGCGCGCCCGACCTGATCCACGCCAGCGGGATCGCCACGCTGAACAATGCCGGCGCCAGCACCGTACTCCATGACTTTATCCCGGTGGTGAACCAGCCTTATGCAATCCTCACCGCCGACGGCGGCGTCAACGGCACGTTCATCTACCCGACCCGCAGCCTGCCACTGTCAAATATCAGCCTTACCTACGACGCGAACAACGTCTACTACCTCGTCACTCGTAACGAGGTTCCAATCGGGGGCACCCCAGAACCTCCAATAGTCGGCGTACCACCCGGCGAGGGTACGCCCGAACACCCTATCGCGATCACCCCGCCACAAGAGTCGACAGGCGGGGCCGTGGACGAATTGCCGCCGGACAACCCGATCCTCGGCGCGATCGTTCTACTGCCCACGGTGAGCGAAATCCGCGACGCCCTCGACCAGTTGTCCGGGCAGATCTATCCATCGCAGCAGACCCTGTTGCTGGAGAGCAGCCACTTCGTGCGGGACGCAGTCAACGAGCGTCTCGCTGCGCAACAGGATGAGCCGCTCACGCCCCTGCTGACCTCGCTCGGCACGCTGCAACTGGCCCCTCGCTTGACCGCCTGGGTGCAACTCGACCCACACCCGAGCGCGTGGCTGCAAGGTGTCGGCGCGCGCAGGAAGCAAGGTGACTTGGTGGATGACACCGCCGGCACCTTCTTCGGCATCGACTCGCGCATTACGGACAGCACAACCCTGGGCCTCATCGGCGGCTACACGCGCTCGGACGTGGACGCTTCGCACGGCTCGTCCACCAGCGACAACTACAGCCTCGGCACCTATGCCGGTACGCAACTCGGCGCCTGGTCGCTCAAGGCCGGCACCACCTACACGGTCAGCGAGATCGACAGCCAACGGAGCGTGCGCTTCAGCGGCTTCAGTGACTCCCCTAGCGCAGACTATTCGGCCAGCACCGGCCAGGTCTTCGCCGGCGTCAGCTACAAGGTCAGCCTGGGAGCCGCGCTGCTGGAGCCCTACGCCGACCTTGCATGGGTCAAGGTCAGTACCGAGGGGTTTACCGAGCACGGTGGCCCTGCGGCCCTGCGCGTGGACGACAATGACCAGGACATAACATTCAGCACCCTGGGCATACGCCCCAGCTACACCTTCGCCATCCGCGACATGCCGATGAAGGTCAAGGGCGGGCTGGGCTGGCGCCACACCTTCGGCGACCTCGAACCGTCCAACAGCATGGCATTCGCCCCCACCGGTACCTTCGCGATACCCGGCGTAGCACTGGCCGAGGACACCACACTCGTCAGCCTGGGACTGGAAGCGGCCCTGACCCCGACTGCCAGCCTGAGCCTGGCCTACAACGGCCAGTTCGGCAGCGATACGCAGGAGAACGGCCTGACAGGGTTGTTACAGATCAATTTCTAA
- a CDS encoding N-acyl-D-amino-acid deacylase family protein, with protein sequence MSYDIIIKNGLYFDGTGAPGRLRHLGIKAGRIDTVSLSPLIENGCPDVFDAAGKWVTPGFLEIHSHYDAEVIAAPALKESVRHGVTSVTIGSCSISMVLADAEDCSDLFTRVEAVPREYVLPILQEKKTWRDAAGYRAFYDEHPLGPNVSSFLGHSELRVAVLGLERATSKIKPSEAELQRMEQLLEEALDVGCIGLSVMTTKLDKMDGDRAWSSPLPSTFASWSEFSRLFAVLRRRGAVLQGAPDAVTKVNVFAFLYQAHGWFRKPLKCSMLTALDLKSQPLLHRFTRLSGWLANRVLLGHFRWQTLPAPFTLRLEGLNVNAFEEFGAGEILRNIKDPDQLYAKVLEPEFRALFKKQVKAILTKGLWHRDFSDCWVTECPDASMVGQNFKQLGAARGLDPVDAYFELACQYREALKWTTCYGNQRLPVMHKLLSSPWTQPGFADSGAHLRSIAQYNFPLRFLKYVRDAELAGTPFMDMGRAVHRLSGELADFIGVDAGTIRVGDRADVVIVNPAGLTDELDEMHEAPMEVIGLERVVKRNDAAVDATLINGRIAYRRGAEFPAELGRQQGFGRFLAGQLPALQRP encoded by the coding sequence ATGAGCTACGACATCATCATCAAGAACGGTCTGTACTTTGACGGCACTGGAGCCCCTGGTCGCCTGCGCCATCTCGGCATCAAGGCCGGGCGCATCGACACCGTCAGCCTCAGCCCGCTGATTGAGAACGGCTGCCCCGATGTGTTCGACGCCGCTGGCAAGTGGGTCACTCCCGGCTTCCTGGAAATCCACTCGCACTACGATGCCGAAGTGATCGCCGCGCCGGCGCTGAAGGAATCGGTGCGCCACGGCGTGACCAGCGTGACCATCGGCTCCTGCTCGATCAGCATGGTGCTGGCCGATGCCGAGGATTGCTCGGACCTGTTCACCCGCGTCGAGGCGGTGCCGCGCGAATACGTGCTGCCTATCCTGCAGGAGAAGAAGACCTGGCGCGACGCCGCCGGCTACCGCGCCTTCTACGACGAGCATCCGCTGGGGCCGAACGTCAGCTCCTTCCTCGGCCACTCCGAATTGCGCGTGGCGGTGCTCGGCCTGGAGCGCGCCACCAGCAAGATCAAGCCCAGCGAAGCCGAGCTGCAGCGCATGGAACAGCTGCTGGAAGAGGCACTGGACGTCGGCTGCATCGGCCTGTCGGTGATGACCACCAAGCTCGACAAAATGGACGGCGACCGCGCCTGGTCCAGCCCGTTGCCCTCGACCTTCGCCAGCTGGAGCGAGTTCTCCCGCCTGTTCGCCGTGCTCCGTCGGCGCGGCGCGGTGCTGCAGGGCGCGCCGGACGCGGTGACCAAGGTCAACGTGTTCGCCTTCCTCTACCAGGCCCACGGCTGGTTCAGAAAGCCACTGAAGTGTTCGATGCTCACCGCCCTGGACCTCAAGTCGCAGCCGCTGCTGCACCGCTTCACCCGCCTCTCCGGCTGGCTGGCCAACCGCGTGCTGCTCGGCCACTTCCGCTGGCAGACCTTGCCGGCGCCCTTCACCCTGCGCCTGGAAGGGCTCAACGTGAACGCCTTCGAGGAGTTCGGCGCCGGCGAGATCCTGCGCAATATCAAGGACCCGGACCAGCTGTACGCCAAGGTGCTGGAGCCGGAGTTCCGCGCCCTGTTCAAGAAGCAGGTCAAGGCCATCCTCACCAAGGGCCTGTGGCACCGCGACTTCTCCGACTGTTGGGTGACCGAGTGCCCGGACGCCAGCATGGTCGGCCAGAACTTCAAGCAACTCGGCGCCGCCCGTGGCCTGGACCCGGTGGATGCCTACTTCGAGCTGGCCTGCCAGTACCGCGAGGCGCTGAAGTGGACCACCTGCTACGGCAACCAGCGCCTGCCGGTGATGCACAAGCTGCTCTCCAGTCCCTGGACCCAGCCCGGCTTCGCCGACTCCGGCGCGCACCTGCGCTCGATTGCCCAGTACAACTTCCCGCTGCGCTTCCTCAAGTACGTGCGCGACGCGGAACTGGCCGGCACCCCGTTCATGGACATGGGTCGCGCCGTGCACCGCCTGAGCGGCGAGCTGGCCGACTTCATCGGCGTGGATGCCGGCACCATCCGCGTCGGCGACCGCGCCGATGTGGTGATCGTCAACCCGGCCGGGCTGACCGACGAGCTGGACGAGATGCATGAAGCACCCATGGAGGTGATCGGCCTGGAGCGCGTGGTCAAGCGCAACGACGCGGCGGTCGATGCCACCCTGATCAACGGCCGCATCGCCTACCGGCGTGGCGCCGAGTTCCCAGCGGAACTGGGCAGGCAGCAGGGCTTCGGGCGCTTCCTCGCGGGCCAGCTGCCCGCCTTGCAGAGGCCGTAG
- a CDS encoding sulfite exporter TauE/SafE family protein, with amino-acid sequence MAFTPYALGAFILLAYTLEAVTGFGSIVIALSLGALLLPIDQLLPVLVPLNIGMTGYLVWRHRAQIDRPLLLGTILPGMLLGTLLGYLLLPYLDEALLKRGFGVLILWFAGRELWRLRHAAALPVRPQWLTRLLTLGAGLSHGLFASGGPLLVFGLAGTSLDKARFRATLVSVWFTLNSLLTAAFLVDGRLLPALPQVLVYAPLLLVGLWAGERLHRRFDERHFRIAIYILLLVTGTLLLAPWSLV; translated from the coding sequence ATGGCTTTCACCCCCTACGCCCTCGGCGCCTTCATCCTGCTGGCCTACACCCTGGAAGCCGTCACCGGTTTCGGCAGCATCGTGATCGCCTTATCACTCGGTGCATTGCTGCTGCCGATCGACCAGCTGCTGCCGGTGCTGGTACCACTGAATATCGGCATGACCGGCTACCTGGTCTGGCGCCACCGCGCGCAGATCGACCGCCCGCTGCTGCTCGGCACCATCCTGCCCGGCATGCTGCTCGGCACGCTGCTCGGCTACCTGCTGCTGCCGTATCTGGACGAGGCGCTGCTCAAGCGCGGTTTCGGCGTGCTGATCCTCTGGTTCGCCGGGCGCGAGCTGTGGCGCCTGCGCCATGCTGCCGCGCTGCCGGTGCGCCCGCAGTGGCTGACCCGCCTGCTGACCCTCGGTGCCGGCCTCAGCCACGGCCTGTTCGCCTCCGGCGGGCCGCTGCTGGTGTTCGGCCTGGCCGGCACCAGCCTGGACAAGGCGCGCTTTCGCGCCACCCTGGTCAGCGTCTGGTTCACCCTCAACAGCCTGCTGACCGCAGCCTTCCTCGTCGACGGCCGCCTGCTGCCGGCGCTGCCGCAGGTGCTGGTCTATGCCCCGCTGCTGCTGGTCGGCCTGTGGGCCGGCGAGCGCCTGCATCGGCGCTTCGACGAGCGCCACTTCCGCATCGCCATCTACATCCTGTTACTGGTCACCGGCACCCTGCTGCTGGCGCCCTGGAGCCTCGTATGA
- a CDS encoding SDR family NAD(P)-dependent oxidoreductase, with the protein MRVALITGAASGLGWELAKACHARGDSLLLTDIDAVGLAARVAELGGERVEGLSGDITDPELHRQLLDACQTVFGRLDLLLNNAGITHRSPTTRTDPAVFRRVMAVDYHAPLELTLAALPLLRESRGQVAAIGSMAGWMPVLGRAGYCAAKSALAQAFEVLRAEIARDGIQLLMVYPSFLDTPIDRNALGGDGQPAGHARSTIGRVRGADWMAEEILKGLAAGQQRLFPDRGSWLASLLWRVAPALYYRQMSQRFAAEMD; encoded by the coding sequence ATGCGCGTAGCGCTGATCACCGGCGCCGCCAGCGGCCTCGGCTGGGAGCTGGCCAAGGCCTGCCACGCCCGTGGCGACAGCCTGCTGCTCACCGATATCGACGCCGTCGGCCTGGCCGCACGAGTCGCCGAACTGGGCGGTGAGCGAGTGGAAGGCCTGTCCGGCGACATCACCGATCCCGAGCTGCACCGCCAACTGCTCGACGCCTGCCAAACCGTATTTGGCCGCCTCGACCTGCTGCTCAACAACGCCGGCATCACCCACCGCTCGCCAACCACTCGCACCGACCCGGCGGTGTTTCGCCGGGTCATGGCGGTGGACTACCACGCGCCGCTGGAGTTGACCCTGGCCGCCCTGCCGCTGCTGCGCGAGAGTCGCGGCCAGGTGGCCGCCATCGGCTCCATGGCCGGCTGGATGCCGGTGCTCGGCCGCGCCGGCTACTGCGCGGCGAAAAGCGCCCTGGCCCAGGCCTTCGAGGTGCTGCGCGCGGAAATCGCCCGCGACGGCATCCAGCTGCTGATGGTCTACCCGAGCTTTCTCGACACCCCGATCGACCGCAACGCCCTCGGCGGCGACGGCCAGCCGGCCGGCCATGCGCGCTCGACCATAGGCCGGGTGCGCGGCGCCGACTGGATGGCCGAGGAAATCCTCAAGGGCCTGGCTGCCGGCCAGCAACGCCTGTTTCCCGATCGCGGCAGCTGGCTGGCCAGCCTGCTCTGGCGCGTGGCACCGGCACTGTACTACCGGCAGATGAGCCAGCGCTTCGCCGCGGAGATGGACTGA
- a CDS encoding bile acid:sodium symporter family protein, with product MPAVNLEFSPSAMIALNAIIALMMFGVSLELRADDFKRILRTPKAPLIGLFVQFVLLPASTCLLTTLLPIDPSLALGMILVATCPSGTFSNIMTWLGRGNVAVSASVTAVSSITAGIFTPLNFALYAGLNPNTRALLTEISVDPVELLAMVVLVLVLPMIAGMLLGKRRPQLARRMEKPLRNFSLLVMLAFVGGAFAKNFEQFIEHFHLFFWLVVTLNGMALLLGYLCARLWRLPEADVRAVTLETGIHNSALGMALIFTFFPQAGGMLLIAAFWGCWQLLAGLVLALFWARRPPAGQPAAVLGEGVQ from the coding sequence ATGCCTGCCGTCAATCTTGAGTTTTCCCCCAGCGCAATGATCGCGCTGAACGCCATCATCGCCCTGATGATGTTCGGCGTATCCCTGGAGCTGCGCGCCGATGACTTCAAGCGCATCCTGCGCACGCCCAAGGCGCCGCTGATCGGCCTGTTCGTGCAATTCGTGCTGCTGCCGGCCAGCACCTGCCTGCTGACCACCCTGCTGCCGATCGACCCGAGCCTGGCCCTGGGCATGATCCTGGTCGCCACCTGCCCGAGCGGCACCTTCTCCAACATCATGACCTGGCTGGGCCGTGGCAACGTCGCCGTGTCGGCCAGCGTCACCGCGGTATCGAGCATCACTGCGGGGATCTTCACCCCGCTCAACTTCGCCCTGTACGCCGGGCTCAACCCCAACACCCGGGCGCTGCTCACCGAGATCAGTGTCGACCCGGTCGAACTGCTGGCCATGGTCGTGCTGGTCCTGGTGCTGCCGATGATCGCCGGCATGCTGCTCGGCAAGCGCCGCCCACAGCTTGCACGCCGAATGGAGAAACCGCTGCGCAACTTCTCCCTGCTGGTGATGCTGGCCTTCGTCGGCGGTGCCTTCGCCAAGAACTTCGAACAGTTCATCGAACACTTCCACCTGTTCTTCTGGCTGGTGGTCACGCTCAACGGCATGGCCCTGCTACTCGGCTACCTCTGCGCACGCCTGTGGCGCCTGCCGGAGGCCGACGTGCGCGCGGTGACCCTGGAAACCGGCATCCATAACTCGGCCCTGGGCATGGCGCTGATCTTCACCTTCTTCCCACAGGCCGGCGGCATGTTGCTGATCGCCGCCTTCTGGGGTTGCTGGCAACTGCTGGCGGGGCTGGTGCTGGCACTGTTCTGGGCCCGCCGCCCACCGGCGGGCCAGCCTGCCGCCGTGCTTGGCGAAGGAGTGCAATGA